A single window of Opisthocomus hoazin isolate bOpiHoa1 chromosome 5, bOpiHoa1.hap1, whole genome shotgun sequence DNA harbors:
- the CYP26B1 gene encoding cytochrome P450 26B1, with the protein MLFASFDLVSALATLAACLVSLTLLLAVSQQLWQLRWAATRDKTCKLPIPKGSMGFPLIGETFHWLLQGSCFQSSRREKYGNVFKTHLLGRPLVRVTGAENVRKILMGEHHLVSTEWPRSTRMLLGPNTVANSIGDIHRHKRKVFSKIFSHEALESYLPKIQLVIKDTLRAWSSNPESINVYHETQKLTFRMAIRVLLGFRIPDEELNCLFEVYQQFVENVFSLPVDLPFSGYRRGIRARETLQKGLEKAIQEKLQSTQGKDYADALDILIESGKEHGKELTMQELKDGTLELIFAAYATTASASTSLIMQLLKHPRVLEKLREELRSKGILHNGCICEGSLRLDNINSLHYLDCVIKEVLRLFTPISGGYRTVLQTFELDGFQIPKGWSVMYSIRDTHDTAPVFKDVDVFDPDRFGQGRSEDKDGRFHYLPFGGGVRTCLGKHLAKLFLKALAIELASTSRFELATRTFPKITLVPVVHPVDGLKVKFFGLDSNQNEILTGTDAMLGATV; encoded by the exons atgctttttgcAAGTTTTGATCTCGTCTCGGCGCTGGCAACCCTCGCGGCGTGCTTGGTGTCGCTGACTCTGCTGCTGGCCGTGTCCCAACAGCTGTGGCAGCTCCGCTGGGCCGCCACCCGCGACAAGACCTGCAAGCTACCAATCCCCAAAGGCTCCATGGGATTCCCTTTAATCGGAGAAACCTTCCACTGGCTCCTGCAG GGCTCCTGCTTCCAGTCTTCCCGGCGGGAGAAGTACGGGAACGTCTTCAAGACGCATCTGCTGGGGCGGCCGCTGGTGCGGGTGACGGGCGCGGAGAACGTGCGGAAGATCTTGATGGGGGAGCACCACCTGGTCAGCACCGAGTGGCCGCGCAGCACCCGCATGCTGCTGGGGCCCAACACCGTCGCCAACTCCATCGGCGACATCCACCGGCACAAGAGGAAG GTTTTCTCCAAAATCTTCAGCCATGAGGCACTGGAGAGCTATCTCCCCAAGATTCAGCTGGTGATCAAAGACACTCTTCGAGCCTGGAGCAGCAACCCTGAGTCCATCAATGTCTACCATGAGACCCAGAAGCTCACCTTCCGCATGGCCATCCGTGTCCTGCTGGGCTTCCGCATCCCTGATGAGGAGCTCAACTGCCTCTTCGAGGTCTACCAGCAATTTGTGGAGAATGTCTTCTCCTTGCCCGTGGATCTGCCCTTCAGCGGCTACAGGAGG GGCATCCGGGCACGTGAGACGCTGCAGAAGGGGCTGGAGAAGGCCATTCAGGAGAAACTGCAGAGCACGCAGGGCAAGGACTACGCCGACGCACTGGACATCCTGATAGAGAGCGGCAAAGAGCACGGCAAGGAGCTCACCATGCAGGAGCTGAAG GATGGCACCCTGGAGCTCATCTTCGCCGCCTATGCCACCACCGCCAGCGCCAGCACCTCTCTGATCATGCAGCTCCTCAAACACCCCCGGGTCCTGGAGAAGCTGCGGGAAGAGCTGCGCAGCAAGGGCATCCTCCACAACGGCTGCATCTGCGAGGGCTCCCTCCGGCTCGACAACATCAACAGCCTCCACTACCTGGACTGCGTCATCAAGGAGGTGCTTCGCCTCTTCACCCCCATCTCCGGGGGGTACCGGACAGTGCTGCAAACCTTTGAGTTGGAT GGTTTCCAAATCCCCAAAGGCTGGAGCGTGATGTACAGCATCCGGGACACCCACGACACAGCGCCTGTCTTCAAGGACGTGGACGTCTTCGACCCCGACCGCTTCGGGCAGGGTCGGAGCGAAGACAAGGACGGCAGGTTCCACTACCTCCCCTTCGGAGGAGGCGTACGGACCTGTCTGGGCAAGCACCTGGCCAAGCTCTTCCTCAAGGCGCTGGCCATCGAGTTGGCCAGCACAAGCCGCTTCGAGCTCGCCACCAGGACTTTCCCCAAAATCACCCTGGTGCCCGTGGTCCACCCGGTCGACGGACTCAAGGTTAAATTTTTTGGACTGGATTCCAACCAGAACGAGATCCTGACGGGGACAGATGCCATGCTGGGGGCAACGGTGTAA